One window of the Anaeromyxobacter dehalogenans 2CP-C genome contains the following:
- a CDS encoding adenylyl-sulfate kinase produces the protein MSGAVVWVTGLPSSGKSTFGRALVARVRAADRPAVLLDGDAVRAALSPAPGYDPAARAAFYETLGNLALLLAGEGLVVVVAATAGRRVFRDRVRIRAPRFVEVWIDASPEACAARDPKGLWARARAGGAPELPGGGAPYEPPRAAEVVARGGGEDREALAAAAALLEDG, from the coding sequence GCGCGGTGGTGTGGGTGACCGGGCTCCCCTCCTCCGGCAAGAGCACCTTCGGCCGGGCGCTGGTGGCGCGCGTGCGCGCGGCGGACCGGCCGGCGGTGCTGCTCGACGGTGACGCGGTGCGCGCCGCCCTCTCGCCGGCGCCGGGCTACGATCCGGCCGCGCGCGCGGCGTTCTACGAGACGCTCGGGAACCTGGCGCTGCTGCTCGCCGGCGAGGGGCTGGTGGTGGTGGTGGCCGCGACCGCCGGGCGGCGCGTGTTCCGCGACCGCGTCCGGATCCGGGCCCCGAGGTTCGTGGAGGTCTGGATCGACGCGTCGCCGGAGGCCTGCGCGGCGCGGGATCCCAAGGGGCTCTGGGCGCGGGCGCGCGCGGGCGGCGCCCCGGAGCTGCCGGGCGGCGGCGCGCCCTACGAGCCGCCGCGCGCGGCGGAGGTGGTGGCGCGGGGCGGCGGCGAGGACCGGGAGGCGCTGGCCGCCGCGGCGGCGCTGCTCGAGGACGGGTAG